The nucleotide window GTACGGCTGTTGGCCCAGGTGGTCTTGCTGGTGAGTAGTGAGGTCTGAGCGCCGCCGAAAGCTCTCCTGACACTTAGCACACTGGTAGTGCTTCTCTTCCAGGTGGATCCTCTCGTGCCGGATGCGGTTGGAGCTTCGGGAGAAGCTCTTGCCACACTCGGAACACTTGTATGGCTTCTCACCAGTGTGGATCCGCTGGTGCGTTCTCAGGTTGGAGGTATTGTTGAAGGTTTTGCCACACTGCACACATATAAAAGGCTTCTCATCCGCCTCTGGGCTTGAAAAAGCAATGGGGTTCCCAGGGCCTCCAGCTTGGGCAGTGGCTTTCTGCCAAGGCATTTTTGAATGTGTTCCTTGAAGACCCTTCGACAGACTCGCCTGCCCATGTTCCTCCCCGGGTATGCTCTGAGAACCCTCTGAGCCATCCACTCTCCAaggcttctccccttccccttcctcaggCAGGTGTGCTTCTGGACTCTGGTCCTTCTCACTGCCCATCTCTGAACCCTGGCAATGAACACAAATGGTCAACGCCTTTAGTCCTTGTGTCAGGCCATCAGATCAGAGAATCTTGCATTCTGGTGGAAGCTTCCTCCCCCAGGAATAACCTCAACTAACTGGAATATTTgttgaaagcctttttttttctacttctcaacTTTCAAGTGATAAACTTCCACAGATATTTAGGGCTACCCCCCACTAACGGATATATTCAGCGCAATTCGAATGTCACTCTTAATACCATCTAGACtataatttatatgtaagtaAAGGTGCTTCCACTTAGAGATTAATTCAGTTTCTTCCTGTCCAGTAGCCATCTATTCACTGATTCTGAAGTGAGCATATCTAGAAGTAGTTAGTTACTTACAAGACCCAACTCTGAACAGTTTTACTGCCAGTACTCGCTGTCTATCCCTTACCATAATATACCAACTGGCTAACAAGGCCTACTGCAGGACGTGAGCTCTGTCTGTCATGATAGATCTAACAGTGCCGACTTCTGCACACAGACatcacagactcacacacacacacacacacagctacattcTTAGATGACACACAGCTATACCCACAACAAACGCAGAAATCAGCTAGACATACTACATACGTTCATATCACACATACAACCGACATGCTAACATCAGCCACACAGACGACAGCAACATAAAACACACATCCCCCCACAGTGAACTGAGTA belongs to Microtus pennsylvanicus isolate mMicPen1 chromosome 13, mMicPen1.hap1, whole genome shotgun sequence and includes:
- the Znf691 gene encoding zinc finger protein 691; this translates as MGSEKDQSPEAHLPEEGEGEKPWRVDGSEGSQSIPGEEHGQASLSKGLQGTHSKMPWQKATAQAGGPGNPIAFSSPEADEKPFICVQCGKTFNNTSNLRTHQRIHTGEKPYKCSECGKSFSRSSNRIRHERIHLEEKHYQCAKCQESFRRRSDLTTHQQDHLGQQPYRCDICGKGFSQSTTLAVHRRTHLEPAPYICCECGKSFSNSSSFGVHHRTHTGERPYECTECGRTFSDISNFGAHQRTHRGEKPYRCTLCGKHFSRSSNLIRHQKTHLGEQDEKDSS